In Pithys albifrons albifrons isolate INPA30051 chromosome 8, PitAlb_v1, whole genome shotgun sequence, a single window of DNA contains:
- the METTL21A gene encoding protein N-lysine methyltransferase METTL21A isoform X1, producing MALVPYEEGAGWSARQLHSPWATFRFASSTIRLRQDWRRLGVAAVVWDAAVVLCAYLEMEGINLRDRSVIELGAGTGLLGIVATLLGARVTMTDREAALEFLESNVQANLPSELRPRAVVKELTWGKDLDNFPPGAFDFVLGADIVYLEETFAELLQTLEHLCSEQTVILLACRIRYERDHKFLKMLRDRFSVYEVHYDSSKDVHIYKAQRGILKDDF from the exons ATGGCGCTGGTGCCCTACGAGGAGGGGGCCGGCTGGTCGGCGCggcagctgcacagcccctgggccACGTTCCGCTTCGCCAGCAGCACCATCCGCCTGCGGCAGGACTGGCGGCGCCTCGGCGTGGCAGCCGTGGTGTGGGACGCG GCTGTTGTCCTGTGTGCTTATCTGGAGATGGAAGGCATTAATCTCAGGGATCGGTCTGTGATTGAGCTGGGCGCTGGAACTGGATTGCTGGGAATAGTGGCCACGTTATTAG GTGCTCGTGTTACTATGACAGACAGGGAGGCAGCACTGGAGTTCCTGGAGTCAAACGTACAGGCTAATTTACCCTCTGAACTACGTCCAAGAGCTGTGGTGAAGGAGCTGACTTGGGGAAAAGACCTGGATAACTTCCCTCCAGGAGCCTTTGACTTTGTCCTGGGTGCAGACATCGTTTATCTGGAAGAAACTTTTGCAGAACTGCTTCAGACACTGGAGCACCTGTGCTCAGAGCAAACGGTGATTCTTCTTGCCTGCCGCATCCGCTATGAACGGGATCACAAATTCTTGAAGATGCTGAGAGACCGTTTCTCTGTCTATGAGGTCCACTATGATTCCAGTAAGGATGTTCATATCTACAAAGCACAGAGGGGTATTCTCAAGGATGACTTTTGA
- the METTL21A gene encoding protein N-lysine methyltransferase METTL21A isoform X2, with protein MALVPYEEGAGWSARQLHSPWATFRFASSTIRLRQDWRRLGVAAVVWDAAVVLCAYLEMEGINLRDRSVIELGAGTGLLGIVATLLGTKEPAVFTGCLSEPCTPVLLRCSCYYDRQGGSTGVPGVKRTG; from the exons ATGGCGCTGGTGCCCTACGAGGAGGGGGCCGGCTGGTCGGCGCggcagctgcacagcccctgggccACGTTCCGCTTCGCCAGCAGCACCATCCGCCTGCGGCAGGACTGGCGGCGCCTCGGCGTGGCAGCCGTGGTGTGGGACGCG GCTGTTGTCCTGTGTGCTTATCTGGAGATGGAAGGCATTAATCTCAGGGATCGGTCTGTGATTGAGCTGGGCGCTGGAACTGGATTGCTGGGAATAGTGGCCACGTTATTAG GAACTAAGGAGCCTGCTGTATTTACGGGCTGTTTGTCTGAGCCATGTACTCCTGTACTGCTTAGGTGCTCGTGTTACTATGACAGACAGGGAGGCAGCACTGGAGTTCCTGGAGTCAAACGTACAGGCTAA
- the CREB1 gene encoding cyclic AMP-responsive element-binding protein 1, with translation MTMESGAENQQSGDAAGTEAETQQMTVQAQPQIATLAQVSMPAAHATSSAPTVTLVQLPNGQTVQVHGVIQAAQPSVIQSPQVQTVQISTIAESEDSQESVDSVTDSQKRREILSRRPSYRKILNDLSSDAPGVPRIEEEKSEEETAAPAIATVTVPTPIYQTSSGQYIAITQGGAIQLSNNGTDGVQGLQTLTMTNAAATQPGTTILQYAQTTDGQQILVPSNQVVVQAASGDVQTYQIRTAPTSTIAPGVVMASSPALPTQPAEEAARKREVRLMKNRQAARECRRKKKEYVKCLENRVAVLENQNKTLIEELKALKDLYCHKSD, from the exons ATGACCATGGAATCTGGAGCAGAGAACCAGCAGAGTGGAGATGCAGCCGGTACAGAGGCAGAAACCCAACAGATGACAGTACAGGCACAACCACAGATTGCAACGTTAGCCCAG GTATCTATGCCAGCAGCTCACGCAACGTCTTCTGCACCCACGGTGACCTTAGTTCAGCTGCCCAATGGGCAGACAGTTCAAGTGCATGGAGTAATTCAGGCTGCCCAGCCATCAGTTATTCAGTCTCCACAGGTCCAGACAGTTCAG ATCTCCACCATAGCAGAAAGTGAAGATTCACAGGAATCAGTAGACAGTGTCACAGATTCACAGAAACGAAGAGAAATCCTTTCCAGACGACCCTCCTACAG AAAAATTTTGAATGACTTGTCCTCAGACGCCCCAGGAGTGCCAAGGATTGAAGAAGAAAAGTCTGAAGAGGaaacagcagcacctgccaTCGCCACTGTTACGGTGCCAACTCCCATTTACCAAACCAGCAGTGGGCAGTACA TTGCTATTACCCAAGGAGGAGCAATACAGTTGTCTAACAATGGCACAGATGGAGTACAAGGTCTCCAGACACTGACAATGACAAATGCAGCTGCaacccagcctggcaccacCATTTTACAGTATGCACAGACCACAGATGGACAACAGATACTTGTACCCAGCAACCAAGTTGTTGTACAAG CTGCCTCAGGAGATGTGCAGACCTACCAGATCCGCACGGCCCCGACCAGCACCATTGCCCCCGGCGTGGTGATGGCATCGTCCCCCGCGCTCCCCACGCAGCCGGCAGAGGAGGCCGCGCGCAAGAGGGAAGTGCGTCTAATGAAGAACAGGCAA gCAGCACGTGAATGTcgcaggaagaaaaaggagtaTGTGAAATGTCTAGAAAATCGAGTGGCTGTGcttgaaaaccaaaacaagacaCTGATTGAGGAGTTGAAAGCACTTAAGGACCTTTACTGCCACAAATCAGATTAA